Proteins encoded by one window of Dryocola sp. LX212:
- a CDS encoding type VI secretion system Vgr family protein, with amino-acid sequence MTIRFSHSHHLLAVKGCGSDLDVLAFEGDEALSAPFSYRIEFTSSDHAISKEMMLMKAASLTLQAPVDQGYGIKMQQAVRTLQGVVSGFERLNTSKDETHYALTLQPRLALLDRSHQNAIYQDMSVPQIVEKILRERHNMRGQDFLFSLTKEYPRREQVMQYGEDDLHFITRLLGEVGIWFRFTTDTRLNIDVVEFYDGQQGYEKGLTLPSVPPSGQHSDGVDSVWGMESHHNVVQKQVSTRDYNYRQATEDMNTQVDVTRGDATTCGEAYHYGDNYLTPGSAYDRHPAPESGAFYARIRHERYLNGQTQTRAITSCPTLFPGQVLKVTGGYEVADVFARGVVITAMHSHARRDEDFGVRFDGIPDSPDFSFRPDPGTRPVMAGTLPARVTSTTENDTYGHIDKDGRYRVNMLFDRDSWENGFESLWVRQSRPYAGDTYGLHLPLLAGTEVAIGFEDGNPDRPYIAGVLHDSAHGDHVTIRNYKRNVLRTPANNKIRLDDSRGQEHIKVSTEYGGKSQLNLGHLVDAEKQKRGEGAELRTDDWVAVRGGKGLLLTTQAQPKAIDQQLSMDEIKQQLSDALSMANSLSELLQTAQIKGLDNNIQQQFLHQNVDKLQQPAIVAGAPGGIALSTPQHIQLSANHNQMLTSGGSTEISAFKRMVLAAKTGFVAFVQELGMKLVAAKGKVEIQAQSDGMDILASKALTVTSTDDEIIISAKKKITLKCGGSYITIDPTKIENGTGGNFYIKSADFDYDGPATLNSSVPKFTACENAASEALVKGDATLPLS; translated from the coding sequence ATGACGATAAGATTCAGCCACAGCCACCACCTGCTGGCGGTAAAAGGGTGCGGCTCGGATCTGGACGTGCTGGCGTTTGAAGGCGATGAGGCCCTCAGCGCGCCGTTCAGCTACCGTATTGAATTCACAAGTTCTGACCATGCCATCAGCAAAGAAATGATGCTGATGAAAGCGGCCTCCCTGACGCTGCAGGCCCCGGTTGACCAAGGTTACGGCATCAAAATGCAGCAGGCCGTGCGAACCCTTCAGGGAGTGGTGAGTGGCTTTGAACGGCTCAACACCTCAAAAGATGAAACCCACTATGCCCTGACGCTGCAGCCGCGCCTGGCGCTGCTTGACCGCTCGCATCAGAACGCCATTTATCAGGATATGTCGGTTCCACAAATCGTGGAAAAAATCCTGCGCGAGCGTCACAACATGCGCGGTCAGGATTTTCTGTTCTCGCTTACAAAAGAGTACCCGCGCCGTGAGCAGGTGATGCAGTACGGCGAGGATGACCTGCACTTTATTACCCGCCTGCTGGGTGAGGTCGGCATCTGGTTCCGCTTTACCACCGACACGCGCCTGAACATCGACGTGGTGGAGTTTTACGACGGTCAGCAGGGGTATGAAAAAGGCCTGACGCTGCCATCGGTGCCGCCGTCGGGCCAGCATTCGGACGGTGTGGACTCGGTGTGGGGGATGGAGAGCCATCATAACGTGGTGCAGAAGCAGGTCAGCACCCGGGATTACAACTACCGGCAGGCCACCGAAGATATGAATACGCAGGTGGATGTGACGCGCGGAGACGCCACCACCTGTGGGGAGGCCTATCACTACGGCGATAATTATCTGACACCGGGAAGTGCGTATGACCGCCATCCGGCCCCGGAGTCCGGGGCGTTTTACGCCCGCATTCGCCATGAGCGCTACCTGAACGGCCAGACGCAGACCCGTGCCATCACCAGCTGCCCGACGCTCTTTCCGGGGCAGGTGCTGAAAGTCACCGGCGGGTACGAAGTGGCCGACGTATTTGCCCGTGGTGTGGTCATCACGGCGATGCACAGCCATGCGCGGCGGGATGAAGATTTTGGCGTCAGGTTTGACGGTATCCCGGACAGCCCTGATTTTAGTTTCCGTCCTGATCCCGGCACCCGTCCGGTGATGGCCGGCACCTTACCGGCCCGCGTCACCAGTACCACCGAGAACGACACCTACGGCCACATCGATAAAGACGGCCGCTACCGCGTCAACATGCTGTTCGACCGCGACAGCTGGGAAAACGGCTTTGAAAGCCTGTGGGTGCGCCAGTCCCGCCCGTACGCCGGGGACACTTACGGCCTGCACCTGCCGCTGCTGGCAGGCACCGAAGTGGCGATTGGCTTTGAGGACGGTAACCCGGACAGGCCGTACATCGCAGGCGTGCTGCACGACTCGGCGCACGGCGACCACGTCACCATCCGCAACTACAAGCGTAACGTCCTGCGGACGCCTGCGAACAACAAAATCCGCCTCGATGACAGCCGTGGCCAGGAGCATATCAAGGTCTCCACCGAGTACGGCGGCAAGAGCCAGCTGAATCTCGGACATTTAGTGGATGCGGAGAAGCAGAAGCGCGGTGAGGGTGCTGAGTTACGGACTGATGACTGGGTGGCTGTTCGTGGTGGAAAAGGATTGTTGTTGACGACGCAAGCTCAGCCTAAGGCGATTGATCAGCAACTGAGCATGGATGAAATCAAACAGCAGTTGTCTGACGCACTGTCGATGGCGAATTCTCTGTCTGAACTGTTGCAGACAGCACAGATTAAAGGACTGGATAACAACATACAGCAACAGTTCCTCCATCAGAATGTGGATAAACTTCAGCAGCCTGCCATTGTGGCTGGCGCTCCTGGTGGTATTGCCTTGTCCACGCCGCAGCATATTCAGCTCAGTGCAAATCACAACCAGATGCTGACTTCTGGTGGCAGCACAGAAATAAGTGCGTTTAAACGCATGGTACTTGCGGCCAAAACAGGATTTGTTGCTTTTGTTCAGGAGCTTGGAATGAAACTGGTCGCTGCCAAAGGGAAGGTGGAAATTCAGGCGCAAAGTGATGGAATGGATATTCTGGCCAGCAAAGCCCTGACGGTGACAAGTACCGATGACGAAATCATTATCAGCGCGAAGAAAAAAATAACGCTTAAGTGCGGCGGTTCGTACATCACGATTGACCCGACAAAAATCGAGAATGGTACGGGTGGCAATTTTTACATTAAGAGCGCCGATTTTGATTATGACGGACCGGCGACACTGAATTCCTCTGTCCCTAAATTTACCGCCTGCGAAAATGCTGCATCCGAAGCCCTGGTTAAGGGCGATGCTACATTGCCACTCAGTTGA
- a CDS encoding DUF4123 domain-containing protein — protein sequence MGNYYQEQPVAPGEHDFAIIDRMQHPDISEAWPVIELVSPVFKPQAHLYPWLLPLKEMRGEDWEALMEALRLADSSRGAPVSCLLLRSGQSSSEIRDQLIRSLYFTDEQYQGHILRYYDPRVFFHLCWMLSPVQLAQTFPSHLVSHWTFWLEGHWHTVSFPSANTVQSGEVRAFPLQQLQRCGQINQVLDRCPPYEDVVQREQISQKIDALLSKATELGLPTAEDQVAFAFYGLSLRDAFWTSPKLLPLLQQARKTPDFFHDETRFWDEERWNTLTQR from the coding sequence ATGGGTAACTATTACCAGGAGCAGCCGGTGGCACCCGGTGAGCATGATTTTGCCATTATCGACCGAATGCAACACCCAGACATCAGTGAAGCATGGCCTGTAATTGAACTTGTTTCACCTGTGTTTAAACCACAGGCCCATCTTTATCCCTGGCTTTTACCATTAAAAGAGATGAGAGGCGAAGACTGGGAAGCGTTAATGGAAGCGTTGAGGCTGGCTGATTCTTCCCGGGGAGCACCTGTGTCCTGTCTGCTGTTACGCAGTGGGCAATCATCGTCGGAAATCCGGGATCAGCTTATCAGGTCGCTTTATTTTACCGATGAACAGTACCAGGGACATATTCTTCGCTATTACGATCCGCGTGTTTTCTTTCACCTGTGCTGGATGCTCTCTCCCGTACAGCTTGCTCAAACGTTTCCTTCGCATCTGGTCAGTCACTGGACTTTCTGGCTTGAGGGGCACTGGCATACGGTGAGTTTCCCTTCTGCGAATACTGTACAGTCAGGCGAAGTTCGAGCTTTTCCACTTCAGCAACTACAGCGTTGTGGGCAGATAAATCAGGTCCTTGACAGATGCCCACCTTATGAGGATGTCGTTCAGCGGGAGCAGATAAGTCAGAAAATTGATGCGCTTTTGTCGAAGGCAACAGAGTTAGGATTGCCTACAGCAGAGGACCAGGTTGCGTTTGCTTTTTATGGCCTCAGTCTTCGGGACGCATTCTGGACATCTCCCAAACTTTTACCTCTGCTGCAACAGGCCAGGAAAACGCCTGATTTTTTCCATGATGAAACCCGCTTCTGGGATGAAGAGCGCTGGAACACGCTGACGCAGCGCTAA